The sequence TCTCCCAGCAGGCTCTGGATAGAGAGTAGGATGGTCCTGACATCATACAGAGCTGACCACTTGTCTTTGAGAATGTCCAAACAGATATTGCCTTGGGTGTCCACATTAGGATGGTAGCAGGGTGTGACAAATTTCATTGTGGGAGCATTATATGGATAGCTGCTGGGGAACTCCAGAGAAAGCTTGTACCTCAGATCTTCATATACAGTCCCAGCTGCACCATGGATGGTCCCGACCCATTTGAAGAGATTGTCTGACTCTGGGAAGGCAGAAATTCCTTTATCTCCAGACATCATTAGGGTCATCAATTCCTGTTGTAATCTCTTGCCCACGGACCTTCGGACCGCGCCCGCCCCAGGCTCAGCCCCCTTATGGGAGGCGGCGGCAGCGCTGGCAGCAGCCGGGTCGCGGTTCTGTGAGGCCATCAGGGACAggagataaaggaagagaaaactctCTGGCGGTAACTGCGGAGCTCACACTTGCCagtttttaaagtacttagaGATGTAATTTTTCCGGGCAAGTAGGGACCATGGGCTGCTATGTCCCCTCTTACTATTTCTCCCTTTCAGTCAGTGacaacttcagttttctcatcaagcCTTAACTACTTCATGGGGTTGTTGTAAAATTAAAAGGCTATTTCTCTTAAGTGCTTTGGAAATTTTAGTGTTCTTTAAACATCAGTTCATGTGACCAAATAAAATAGGATAGTACAGGGAAAATATTCTTAggttttggagttagaagacctgggccATAGTTAGGAGGAACTTGAGTGAGGATCTGTTTCGAGTATATTGGGAGTGGGTTCGAAGCTGGGCTATGCTGGGCATTTCTTCTGGTGGCACTGCCAGAGAATGATTACTCAGAGGCTCTTCCTAATTCCCTACGTTAGCACACCTCCCCATCAACCTTCAGTACTATCTATTTGGCAGAATTGATAAAGAAGCAGACTTCAGAGTAAGTAAAATCTAGGCACATATCTCCTGCTTTCTAATTGTGTGCCTTTGGAcaatgtcttcatctataaagtagggCTGGTTGCCTTAAGCCTTGACTTTTCCATCAGCAGCTCTGTTTGCCTTAGACATCTTGGTATGTGATTttgtaggaatatagttagggataatctggttttctagggttagttgaaggaagggaattttgagagaagccctgggaaaggattctgggtagaaaggaattatgggtctacaactggaaataattgaacttcacttccttcttggattttgaccaagctagagggaggttttgtctctgcc is a genomic window of Gracilinanus agilis isolate LMUSP501 unplaced genomic scaffold, AgileGrace unplaced_scaffold24688, whole genome shotgun sequence containing:
- the LOC123254555 gene encoding ubiquitin-conjugating enzyme E2 C-like isoform X2, with amino-acid sequence MASQNRDPAAASAAAASHKGAEPGAGAVRRSVGKRLQQELMTLMVYEDLRYKLSLEFPSSYPYNAPTMKFVTPCYHPNVDTQGNICLDILKDKWSALYDVRTILLSIQSLLGEPNIDSPLNTHAAELWTNPKAFKKYLLETYMKQVTSQEP
- the LOC123254555 gene encoding ubiquitin-conjugating enzyme E2 C-like isoform X3, translated to MASQNRDPAAASAAAASHKGAEPGAGAVRRSVGKRLQQELMTLMMSGDKGISAFPESDNLFKWVGTIHGAAGTVYEDLRYKLSLEFPSSYPYNWSALYDVRTILLSIQSLLGEPNIDSPLNTHAAELWTNPKAFKKYLLETYMKQVTSQEP
- the LOC123254555 gene encoding ubiquitin-conjugating enzyme E2 C-like isoform X1; the protein is MASQNRDPAAASAAAASHKGAEPGAGAVRRSVGKRLQQELMTLMMSGDKGISAFPESDNLFKWVGTIHGAAGTVYEDLRYKLSLEFPSSYPYNAPTMKFVTPCYHPNVDTQGNICLDILKDKWSALYDVRTILLSIQSLLGEPNIDSPLNTHAAELWTNPKAFKKYLLETYMKQVTSQEP